In one window of Nesterenkonia sandarakina DNA:
- a CDS encoding HAD hydrolase-like protein encodes MNLDSAIAPAALRPSESAVAAPEIRAVLFDLDGTLVDPAGAITSCLSHALGVHGIEIPEQAVLDSFVGPPLADSLASLPGVTQALIPSIVDVYRQRYLDEGMQASRVYPGIEELLGTLNAAGVLCAVATSKPTGLAERLLSIQGIRDHFAAVQGSAEDESIPHAGKGPILGAALAEIGLDPAHGPLAETAPDARVVMVGDRIFDVDGAAEHGLDCIGVRWGYAPAGELETAGAKPIVSTAEELQQVLLTAGILSLPASQGAH; translated from the coding sequence GTGAACCTTGACTCCGCCATCGCCCCAGCTGCCCTCCGCCCCTCCGAAAGTGCGGTCGCAGCGCCCGAGATCCGGGCGGTGCTCTTCGACCTGGACGGCACCCTGGTGGACCCAGCCGGAGCGATCACCAGCTGCCTCTCCCACGCCCTGGGCGTGCATGGAATCGAGATCCCGGAACAGGCGGTGCTGGACTCCTTCGTGGGCCCGCCGCTGGCTGACTCCCTGGCCAGCCTGCCCGGGGTCACCCAGGCGCTGATCCCCTCGATCGTGGACGTCTACCGGCAGCGCTACCTCGACGAGGGGATGCAGGCCAGCCGGGTCTACCCGGGGATCGAGGAGCTGCTGGGCACGCTGAACGCCGCCGGGGTTCTCTGCGCGGTGGCCACCTCGAAACCCACCGGGCTGGCCGAGCGGCTGCTGAGCATCCAGGGCATCCGGGACCACTTCGCCGCGGTGCAGGGCTCCGCGGAGGATGAATCCATCCCGCACGCCGGGAAGGGCCCGATCCTCGGCGCCGCCCTGGCGGAGATCGGCCTGGACCCGGCCCACGGTCCGCTCGCGGAGACCGCCCCGGACGCCCGGGTGGTCATGGTCGGAGACCGGATCTTCGACGTGGACGGCGCCGCCGAGCACGGCCTGGACTGCATCGGGGTGCGCTGGGGCTACGCCCCCGCCGGTGAGCTGGAGACCGCCGGCGCCAAGCCGATCGTGAGCACCGCCGAGGAGCTGCAGCAGGTGCTACTCACCGCCGGGATCCTGAGTCTGCCCGCTTCCCAGGGTGCTCACTGA